The following coding sequences are from one Cystobacter fuscus DSM 2262 window:
- a CDS encoding shikimate 5-dehydrogenase translates to MKPPIGRDTQLCMSLAARPGNFGSRFHNHLYEALGLDYVYKAFTTRDLPAAIGGIRALGIRGCAISMPFKEAVIPLLDGLEASARAIDSVNTVVNDGGRLTGYNTDYVAVRGLIERAQLAPDTPFLLRGSGGMAKAVAAAFRDAGLRAGTIIARNEAAGTALARTYGYRWQAELPDAPAPLLVNVTPLGMAGADQEALAFPEPLIAACDIAFDVVALPIETPFLERARALGKRLISGGEVAMLQALEQFILYTGVTPTEEQARAAAAFARG, encoded by the coding sequence ATGAAGCCCCCCATCGGACGCGATACCCAGCTGTGCATGTCACTGGCGGCAAGGCCCGGCAACTTCGGCTCCCGCTTCCACAACCACCTCTACGAGGCGCTGGGCCTCGACTATGTGTACAAGGCCTTCACGACCCGGGATCTGCCCGCGGCGATCGGCGGCATCCGCGCGCTCGGCATCCGCGGCTGCGCCATCTCCATGCCGTTCAAGGAGGCGGTGATTCCGCTGCTCGATGGGCTGGAGGCCTCGGCCAGGGCCATCGACTCGGTCAACACCGTCGTGAACGATGGCGGCCGGCTCACCGGGTACAACACCGACTATGTCGCGGTGCGCGGGCTCATCGAACGGGCCCAGCTCGCTCCGGACACGCCCTTCCTGCTGCGCGGCAGCGGTGGCATGGCGAAGGCGGTGGCCGCCGCGTTCCGGGACGCCGGGCTACGGGCCGGCACGATCATCGCCCGGAACGAGGCCGCTGGCACCGCGCTCGCCCGGACCTATGGCTACCGCTGGCAGGCCGAGCTTCCCGACGCGCCGGCCCCGCTCCTGGTGAATGTCACGCCCCTGGGCATGGCGGGCGCCGACCAGGAGGCGCTCGCCTTCCCCGAGCCCCTCATCGCCGCGTGTGACATCGCCTTCGACGTCGTCGCGCTGCCCATCGAGACGCCGTTCCTCGAGCGGGCCCGCGCGCTCGGCAAGCGTCTCATCTCCGGCGGCGAAGTCGCCATGCTCCAGGCGTTGGAGCAGTTCATCCTCTACACCGGCGTCACACCAACGGAAGAGCAGGCACGAGCGGCGGCGGCCTTCGCCCGGGGCTGA
- a CDS encoding peptidoglycan-binding protein yields MRQNQNRMKPNSKAVASSVNKLQLGSKGSAVEELQRRLQIAGLFKGTADGFYGSKTIESVKLLQSRLRLPIDGVVSDNTWKTLTGNPESTLQCMNSPTTALFNSLKAAIVPVNRVKVWWNTFIPMAKVDGPPGSECFTGDGRGFSNEISASHRTHQEIEVEVSSLKQTINWKHVGATHEVDCSTGAVESSDTAPTSELTNGPVSRSGSLIGIKFKTAASNPLVTFAPAIDSDVTFLIDPIARTCSLSGKHDGFPAYEAYVAVNSGAGVLVYGYNPLTTGQGIGALFPPMDISAAISGVKF; encoded by the coding sequence ATGAGGCAGAACCAAAACCGGATGAAGCCCAATTCGAAGGCTGTTGCCAGCTCCGTGAACAAGCTGCAACTAGGCTCGAAGGGCTCGGCGGTGGAGGAGTTGCAGCGGCGCCTTCAGATCGCGGGACTCTTCAAAGGTACTGCGGACGGCTTCTACGGATCGAAAACCATCGAGTCGGTCAAACTCCTCCAGAGCCGTCTCCGGCTGCCCATTGATGGCGTCGTGAGTGACAACACCTGGAAAACGTTGACTGGCAATCCCGAGTCCACGCTTCAGTGCATGAACTCGCCGACCACGGCTCTGTTCAATTCGCTCAAGGCGGCGATCGTTCCAGTCAACAGGGTGAAGGTGTGGTGGAACACCTTCATTCCCATGGCGAAGGTGGACGGGCCTCCCGGCTCGGAGTGCTTCACGGGGGACGGCCGGGGCTTCTCCAACGAGATCAGCGCCTCACACCGGACTCATCAGGAGATCGAGGTCGAGGTCTCCTCGTTGAAGCAGACAATCAATTGGAAGCATGTGGGGGCCACGCACGAGGTCGACTGCTCGACGGGGGCCGTGGAATCGAGCGACACGGCTCCGACCTCCGAGCTGACCAATGGACCCGTTTCACGCTCGGGCTCGCTCATCGGCATCAAATTCAAAACGGCGGCCTCGAATCCGCTGGTGACCTTCGCGCCAGCGATCGACTCCGATGTGACCTTCCTGATTGATCCCATCGCGCGCACCTGCTCCCTGTCCGGCAAGCACGATGGGTTTCCCGCGTATGAGGCTTACGTGGCGGTGAACAGCGGGGCCGGGGTCTTGGTGTACGGCTACAATCCGCTCACCACTGGCCAGGGCATCGGCGCGCTCTTCCCTCCGATGGATATCTCGGCGGCCATTTCGGGTGTGAAGTTCTGA
- a CDS encoding WD40/YVTN/BNR-like repeat-containing protein produces the protein MMRHLLKVLLVLLFSPCLLCLGGGAYIWGRETLREGWGIGMGNSRWMPVGPEEPGWGLHDEVFVGDHSAFITRHWDARSSALWRMSRHGVRLVSFFDGIVLDLSSARGAWFGVLSKPVEVGRSDERIYQVIRSVDEGDSWEVRGVLPQWGELLAVSPREVWALSDWMLVVSTDGGQTFSNVALAGKPDFLRDRLVPGPNGTVWLLGPSGLFRLSDQGRTWTYEPMPEAVLQAGDGGVLAGRVGEWLAIRRDAPGEEWRPITDQPHYVRDLAVSGDTVRVLTYASDPFKDGGGYWYHHSEDGGRTWEHVDTGLLDATIHGLEWGVGAEFRGRLFGHVPGGMFTQR, from the coding sequence ATGATGCGCCATCTGCTCAAGGTGCTGCTGGTGCTCCTGTTCTCACCCTGCCTGCTCTGCCTGGGCGGAGGTGCCTATATCTGGGGTCGTGAAACGCTGCGTGAGGGGTGGGGCATCGGCATGGGCAACAGCAGGTGGATGCCCGTGGGACCGGAGGAGCCCGGGTGGGGCCTTCATGATGAGGTCTTCGTGGGTGACCACTCCGCGTTCATCACCCGGCATTGGGATGCCAGGTCGAGTGCGCTCTGGCGGATGAGCCGCCATGGGGTGCGCCTCGTGTCGTTCTTCGACGGGATCGTGTTGGATCTGAGCAGTGCCAGGGGCGCATGGTTCGGGGTGCTCTCCAAACCCGTCGAGGTGGGCAGGAGCGACGAGCGCATCTATCAGGTCATCCGCTCGGTCGACGAGGGGGACTCCTGGGAGGTGCGTGGGGTGCTTCCCCAGTGGGGCGAGCTGCTCGCCGTGTCACCGCGGGAGGTCTGGGCGCTGTCGGACTGGATGCTGGTGGTCAGCACGGATGGGGGACAGACGTTCTCCAACGTGGCGCTCGCCGGCAAACCGGATTTCCTCCGGGACCGGCTCGTGCCGGGTCCGAATGGGACCGTCTGGCTCCTGGGTCCCAGCGGGCTCTTCCGGTTGTCGGACCAGGGCCGGACCTGGACGTACGAGCCCATGCCGGAGGCCGTGTTGCAGGCGGGGGATGGAGGCGTGCTCGCCGGCCGGGTGGGAGAGTGGCTGGCCATCCGCCGCGATGCGCCGGGGGAGGAGTGGAGGCCCATCACGGACCAGCCCCACTACGTCCGTGACCTCGCCGTGTCGGGAGACACCGTGCGCGTGCTCACCTATGCCAGCGATCCGTTCAAGGACGGGGGAGGCTACTGGTATCACCACAGCGAGGATGGCGGACGCACCTGGGAGCATGTGGACACCGGGCTGCTCGACGCCACCATTCACGGGCTGGAGTGGGGCGTGGGGGCCGAGTTCAGGGGCCGCCTCTTCGGCCATGTCCCCGGGGGGATGTTCACCCAGCGGTGA
- a CDS encoding TIGR01777 family oxidoreductase, whose translation MAATRRVVLAGGSGFLGRSLARALEARGYEPVILTRSPRPGPTREVAWDGKTVGPWCSEIEGAAAVVNLAGRSVDCRYTPENRREILASRLDSVRVLGEALRQCASPPPVWIQAVSLAILGNSGDSPRDENSPPGSGFSVDVCRQWEAACAEQHLPATRMVLLRIGFALGRDGGALDKLARLTRWGLGGSVGTGQQYVSWLHIEDLDALVLRAIEDPSMHGVYNATGPSPVTNAEFMRTLRHVLHRPWSPPVPAWAVRLGARLMGTEAELALSGRRGLPRRLQEEGFVFRHTDLSRALKDLYGKT comes from the coding sequence ATGGCAGCGACACGCAGAGTGGTCCTCGCGGGAGGCAGTGGGTTCCTGGGACGTTCGCTCGCCAGGGCATTGGAGGCGCGAGGCTACGAGCCGGTCATCCTCACCCGCTCGCCCCGGCCCGGCCCCACACGCGAGGTAGCCTGGGACGGAAAGACCGTGGGCCCCTGGTGCTCCGAGATCGAGGGGGCCGCAGCCGTGGTCAACCTCGCTGGCCGGAGCGTGGACTGCCGCTACACCCCCGAGAACCGGCGGGAGATCCTCGCCTCGCGGCTCGACTCGGTGCGAGTGCTGGGCGAAGCCCTCCGTCAGTGCGCATCCCCTCCTCCAGTGTGGATCCAGGCCGTGTCGCTCGCCATCCTGGGCAACTCGGGTGACTCCCCACGCGACGAGAACTCCCCACCGGGCTCGGGGTTCTCGGTGGACGTGTGCCGCCAGTGGGAGGCCGCCTGCGCCGAGCAGCACCTGCCCGCCACTCGAATGGTCCTGCTGCGCATCGGCTTCGCCCTGGGCCGTGACGGAGGCGCTCTGGACAAGCTCGCGCGGCTCACCCGCTGGGGGCTCGGCGGCAGCGTGGGCACGGGGCAACAGTACGTGAGCTGGCTACACATCGAGGATCTCGATGCCCTCGTTCTCAGGGCCATCGAGGACCCCTCCATGCACGGGGTGTACAACGCCACCGGGCCCTCGCCCGTCACCAACGCGGAGTTCATGCGCACGCTACGCCACGTGCTGCACCGCCCCTGGAGTCCTCCCGTCCCCGCGTGGGCCGTGCGTCTGGGCGCCCGGCTGATGGGCACCGAGGCCGAGCTGGCCCTGAGCGGACGGCGCGGCCTGCCCCGACGCCTGCAGGAGGAGGGATTCGTGTTCCGCCACACGGACCTCTCGCGAGCCCTGAAGGACCTCTACGGCAAGACGTGA